The region GACACAGCTGAAAACAAGAATCAGGACCACCATCCTCAGTGTTAAAAACAAGAACAGCAAagaatagcttccctggtggctcagacggtaaaaacaAGAGCAGCAAACAATAAAACGGTAGTAACAAGCGGCAGCTCTGCGGGTATGATCTTAAATCTCAAAGGTAGACGTGATTATCATTCTcactttataaatgaggaaaaacaggggctcagagaggttaagtgatctgcccaagctcacacagctaCCAAGTGgcggagctgggatttgaacccagcagCTGCTCCGAGTCCGTAGGGCTGTGCCAGTCACTGTTCTGTGCATATTACAGCCATTGCCGTCTTCATCTTCGCAGTTCTCCTCAGGGGCTGGGGAAGCAGccacagagctgggattcagaccTTAGCCTGTGTGGCACCAAAGCTCGCTGGTTTACCTACTGTCGAAACTGTGCCTGGGGTCTGGGGTCTGGCTGCCTGGCTTCACACGCTGGCTCCATTCTTCACTCGCGGTGTGACAGAGGACAAGCCACCtcacctctgagcctcaggtccCACATTGGTGAAAGGGGTAAGAAGCTGAGGCGGTGACATTTAAAGCCATAAGGCACACAGGGTACCAAAGGCAGGGAGCGGTCCCCAGAGGGGGGCTCTTATACCTCAGACAGCGTGACCCACAGCGATATCCAGACCCCAGACCCGAGGAGGCAACTGGTCGAGGCTGCCAGGGGAGTGGGCGGCGATTATCAGTGGGAAAGGGCAGTCAGAACCGGCGGTCCCAGAGGGAGGCTTTACAGTTTACTAagttaactgctgctgctgctgctaaggcgcttcagtcatgtccgactctgcaatcccatagacagcagagccctggctcctccgtccctgggattctccaggcaggaacactgaagtgggctgccatttccctctccaatgcaggaaagtgaaaagtgaaagtgaagtcattcagtcgtgtccgactcttagcagccccatggactgcagcctaccaggctcctccgtccatgggattttccaggcaagagttctggagtgggtcgccagtgccttctctgactAAGTTAACTAGTCAGCTCTAGTTTACGaacactagggcttccctggtggctgagatggtaccTGCATTTCAGGacgcatgggttcgatccctgggtggggaagatcccctggaggagggcatggctattcattccagtattcttgcctggataattccatggagagaggagccaggtgggctacagtacatgaggccgcagagtcaagacacgactgagtgactaccctTTCACACTTTTCAACAGTTAACTAAATTTACTGTCTCTTGTCTATGGGGCTATGCGGGGAGGGGACGGGAGGTGAGAGCAGGCACGGATGGCCCTTCCCCACAGGGAAGAACCCCACGGACGAGTACCTGGAGGGCATGATGAGTGAGGCCCCAGGGCCCATCAATTTCACCATGTTCCTCACCATGTTTGGGGAGAAGCTGAACGGCACAGACCCCGAGGATGTGATCCGCAACGCCTTTGCCTGCTTCGATGAGGAGGCCTCAGGTCAGTCGGCAGCCTCGGGACAGAGGCCTGGATGGGGCTGGGGCTGCACACCTCGCCCGGGCACCCCGTGTATGCAAGTGGCACCCAGCTGCGCTGGCACCTCAGGGCCCCCCTCTGCCTCCAAAGGCCAGGACAGAGATCATCTGTCCACCTGTTTCTGCCACCAGAACGATAAAAGCTGCTTCCTTGTTTTGTCCCCGCCAAAGGCTAAACTGAAACAGCCCACATCCCGTAAGCCTTCCCACTTCTTAGCTCTCCTGTTGGCTCAACGCACTGGCTTCTGCTTTTGACCCTTCCAGAAACCAAACCATCTCAGGCCCGTGGGCCAACAGGTTACAGAAACCAGCGCCCCCCACCCTCAGGTCCTCCAAAGGGCTTCCCAGCCACCGCGGGTCTCTCCCAAGGACAGGCCTGTGGGACGCCGCTGGCAGTAGCTGCTTCAGCAGTTTCTCAGGGGCCAGAGGTGCACCACAGGCCTAAGCAGGTCAGAACCTTTTCCTGACTGCGTCACAGCTCCCTAACTAGGTTGGCATATTTtcctccccattttccagatcaAACAGGcaaagaaaggttaagtaacttgcccaaggtcacacagctagaaagaagAGATCAGCATTCAGACGCAGGCAGTGGAGCTCTGGGGCCCAGGTTCTTCAAGCAGCACCGTCAGCACCTCCACAGCCCCAGGCAGGGCCTCCCCAACCCTCACAGCCCCAGGGCCCCCATCCCTACCGCCACAGAAACACCTCGCAGACAGCCGCACTGCAGAACTGTTCCCGCTGGGCCCTGGTGACCTTGAACTGAACAGACACCAGGGCTGTGTCTTTTCCtggcgcccccgccccccacctccagctACAAGGTCTGCGAGTCCTGGGGGGGCCCCGGGCAGGGGGTGTGAGGTGTGTCTCAAGGCCCTGGCCCTgcgccccctccgcccccgccccaggTTTTATCCACGAGGACCACCTTCGGGAGCTGCTCACCACCATGGGTGACCGCTTCACAGACGAGGAGGTGGACGAGATGTACCGAGAGGCGCCCATTGATAAGAAAGGCAACTTCAACTATGTGGAGTTCACCCGCATCCTCAAACACGGCGCCAAGGACAAGGACGACTAGGCCATCCCAGCGCCCCCTGCCCGGCCCCTGTCCCAGCCACCTGCTCCCACATACACCGTCTGCACCGGCTCCGTGCCCATGAGCCCAGAGCCCCCTCTCAGAGGACTCTCCCCCTGAGGGGCCGGGGGCCCAGCTCCGAGTGAAGGAAATGACTGAGAAAGCACAGCACCAGGCCAGGGGCAGAGCCAGCGGGAGGCCGGTGACCCTCCGAGGAAACCCCATCTTCTCGGGAGCTGGGCCAGCCAGGCCCCAAGAAGAGCCCCGGCCTCGGCTGTTGCCTGCCCGCTTCCGGCTGCTCCCCACAGGAAGGGCTCTGTGTCCTGGTCTGGGACACCACTCCACTTGCACCGCCCCCGCAAGCCCTTCCCCAGCCACTGCCACAAACACACGAATCTCACCGAGGTCCCCTCTCAGAGGACAGGGTGCCACTCCCCTCCCCGACACCGTGCCCGGCCACGAGAACACTCCACCCCACCGGGAGTGTGCTCTGGAAGATGCAAGAGGGCGGACGTTTCGTCTTGGGGAGGCAGAGCCTCTAACAGAAGGTTGAGCATTGCTTTGGGTGTGTATGTCTGTGGCTGGGGTGAAATAAAGGTGCCCTGAGGCCCCAAACAccgcccaccctctccttccccagtggCTGCCCCGTCCTTCCCTCCACCCGCTGACTACCAGCCCAGGGAAGGCTCAGCTGAGACCAGACCAGCTGCGGGAGCAGGCAGATCCTGAGGGGAGAAGCTCTGCTGGGAGGGAGCCACCACAGCAAACCCCAGTGGGGGTTCTGGGGCTCTGAGAGGGCAAGGGTCAAGGTCACAGCCTTCAGGACTAGAGCCTGGTCTCCAGAGTCCCCTCAATGCTCCTGGGGAGCCAGGTGGTCATGGAAGAGCAGGGAGGCTTTGGGAGCTGTGAGGAGGGGATGGAGATGAGAAAGAACGGATTCCCTGCAGGCAGCTACCAGGTGTCTAGGTGCACTGGAGGGTCGGTTCTGCCACGTGACCAGCAGCACAGTAAGCCACAGCTTTTCACATCCCACATGTGCAAGAGACCAGCAGGACGGGTCCCTGTTACAGTTGACAGTGGGGACACTGATGATGGTACCTGGAGCCTAATGGGAAGGGAAATAAATGCTGGTTGAATGAACAGAGAGACAGGGACAGGGACCACCTGAGACCACCCCCCAGCAGGTCTGGGGCAGAGCGAGAGCTGGTCCCTGGCCTCTGAACCTTCCATGGGGTTCAGGCCAGGACTGGACACATCCCATCTGCACCCAGCAGGGAGCAGGTGCTGCTGCCTTCCCTAAAGGTCACCCAGAGCCAGCCAGCCACAAAGGTATGCGGTCAGCCGAGCACTAAGGGGACCCTGCATCGGCCTAGGAAGCCAAACCTCCTCCAGGCCGCCGCCCCAGCGTAGGTACCCAGCCCTTTCCAGCGGAAAGCCACGAAAGCCCTTCTCTTGCCTCCAAACAGCCCCACAACTCCCTGAGGTCAACTTTAGATGGAGCCAGCCCCAAAGGAGTTCCAAAAGGGTCCAAATGCTCCCCAGACTCAGTCCTAACCACACCATACCCTTGACTCTGACCCCAGACTGTGGGCCCTGAGCAACCCTCATCCCAACCTGACACTGAGCTTGGCTACCCACCCACTGGGACCAGTTCCCAGGACTCCCAGAGCACTGGCCACGCAGGCCGGACACCAGGGTCCAGGTCTCTCGGCAGAGCCACTGTGGTACCAAAGGCCTTCCTGGACGAAGGCGGGGACGTGGGGTCAGGAACAAACCTCCTTGGTCTCAACCCCCCCGTTGTGCCACAAgcctcctccccctccaccccagaaAGAAAGACTCACCCAGGGGCGGCAGGCTGGAACCAGTGCAGCCTCACTGGTCTCAGAGCTGGCGGGGGCTGAAGGAACCCTGGTGACGGGAAGAGGGAAGCGTTCTGTGTGTGGAAGGGCAGGGCCAGGAGGAAGTTGCAGAAAGCGCTGAGGAAGAGGGTACTGCAAGGCATGGAGACAATCTGAACAAAAGTCCGGGAACAGGAATGCGCGTGGCACAGACGTAGGACCCAAGAGGAAGGCGCGTTTCACTGGTTAATTTATTACCATCTCACAGCAGCCTCTtagaaaagcagcagcagcagcagcagttttatttCTTACAGGCAACATTTAGAGGGAATAGCGAAGGGTCCCAAAAGCTGCAATGTCTGGCACAAAACTCAGAAGAGACATGCACGCGCATGCACACAAAGACCAGTGGATGTAAAATGATGAAGACTGAATGTTTCTGTAAGGCTAGAGAAACCGTAAGCAAAGTTAAAACCGAGTacagatggggagaaaatatttgtagcgtgattaattttttttttaagttaatgataCTATCGTATAAAAAGA is a window of Budorcas taxicolor isolate Tak-1 chromosome 13, Takin1.1, whole genome shotgun sequence DNA encoding:
- the MYL9 gene encoding myosin regulatory light polypeptide 9, whose translation is MSSKRAKAKTTKKRPQRATSNVFAMFDQSQIQEFKEAFNMIDQNRDGFIDKEDLHDMLASMGKNPTDEYLEGMMSEAPGPINFTMFLTMFGEKLNGTDPEDVIRNAFACFDEEASGFIHEDHLRELLTTMGDRFTDEEVDEMYREAPIDKKGNFNYVEFTRILKHGAKDKDD